The following proteins are co-located in the Micromonospora coriariae genome:
- the phoU gene encoding phosphate signaling complex protein PhoU, which translates to MRDEFRADLQIVSQLLVDMAEGVRAAMRQATRALLTADRQAAETVIERDAEIDDLYRHVEERVCDLLARQAPVASDLRAMITALHVAADLERMGDLADHVAKTALRRHPSPAVPAELRTIFTEMSDIADRMAVKIGSVLAKPDADLAGELDRDDDAMDELHKNLFAMLLGDDWPYGVETAIDATLLGRFYERFADHAVNAGEHVVYLITGESAPTAT; encoded by the coding sequence ATGCGCGACGAGTTCCGGGCCGATCTCCAGATCGTCAGCCAACTACTGGTGGACATGGCGGAGGGCGTCCGCGCCGCCATGCGCCAGGCCACCCGGGCCCTGCTCACCGCCGACCGGCAGGCCGCCGAGACGGTCATTGAGCGGGACGCCGAAATCGACGACCTCTACCGGCACGTCGAGGAGAGGGTCTGTGACCTGCTCGCCCGGCAGGCGCCGGTCGCCTCCGACCTGCGAGCCATGATCACCGCACTGCACGTGGCCGCCGACCTGGAGCGGATGGGCGACCTCGCCGACCACGTGGCGAAGACCGCGCTGCGCCGGCACCCCTCGCCCGCCGTGCCGGCGGAGCTACGGACGATCTTCACCGAGATGTCGGACATCGCCGACCGGATGGCGGTCAAGATCGGCTCGGTGCTCGCGAAGCCCGACGCCGACCTCGCCGGCGAGCTGGACCGCGACGACGACGCGATGGACGAGCTGCACAAGAACCTGTTCGCCATGCTGCTCGGCGACGACTGGCCGTACGGGGTGGAGACCGCCATCGACGCCACGTTGCTCGGCCGCTTCTACGAGCGCTTCGCCGACCATGCGGTCAACGCCGGTGAGCACGTGGTCTACCTGATCACCGGGGAGAGCGCCCCCACCGCCACCTGA